The Quercus robur chromosome 7, dhQueRobu3.1, whole genome shotgun sequence genome has a segment encoding these proteins:
- the LOC126692964 gene encoding ABC transporter I family member 6, chloroplastic-like isoform X1 yields MLLHSSVVFSCSSSMALPVRCSLHTPPPSLPSPFPSSSSSSHSLLKFSPPNCLKFTLPALRPRSNHHRLSLSSLTASASLSAVDSPESSHIQNEKKLLLEVKGLTAVIAESKQQILKGVNLTIYEGEVHAIMGKNGSGKSTLAKVLVGHPDYEVTGGSVVFKGENLVEMEPEERSLAGLFMSFQSPVAIPGVNNIDFLNMAYNARRRKLGLPELGPIEFYGYIFPKLELVNMKADFLNRNVNEGFSGGERKRNEILQLAVLGADLAILDEIDSGLDVDALRDVAAAVNGLLTPKNSVLMITHYARLLNIIKPTYIHVMEDGKILRTGDSSIAKLLEDEGYQAISAV; encoded by the exons atgctcttacacAGTAGCGTCGTCTTCTCTTGTTCTTCATCAATGGCTCTACCCGTCCGTTGCTCCCTTCATACTCCTCCTCCATCGCTACCTTccccttttccttcttcttcttcttcttcgcaCTCGCTTCTCAAATTCTCGCCCCCAAATTGCCTCAAATTTACACTCCCTGCCCTCCGTCCCCGCTCTAACCACCACCGCCTGTCACTTTCTTCCTTGACCGCCTCTGCCTCACTCTCCGCCGTCGATTCTCCCGAATCATCCCATATCCAAAACGAGAAGAAGCTCCTCCTCGAAGTCAAAGGCCTCACCGCCGTCATTGCTGAATCCAAACAACAAATTCTCAAAGGCGTTAACCTCACAATCTATGAAGGAGAG gTTCACGCAATTATGGGAAAGAACGGTTCTGGAAAGAGCACATTGGCCAAG GTTCTTGTTGGGCATCCGGATTACGAAGTGACGGGAGGGAGTGTAGTGTTCAAAGGGGAGAACTTGGTGGAGATGGAACCGGAGGAAAGGTCGCTTGCGGGACTCTTTATGAGCTTCCAATCCCCAGTTGCCATTCCTGGTGTCAACAATATTGACTTTCTCAATATGGCTTATAATGCTAGGAGAAGAAAACTTGGTCTGCCTGAGCTTGGACCTATTGAG TTCTATGGTTACATTTTTCCCAAACTTGAACTTGTGAATATGAAGGCAGACTTTCTTAATAGAAATGTAAATGAAGGATTCAGTGGTGGTGAAAGGAAGcggaatgaaattttacaacttgca GTTCTGGGTGCAGACTTGGCTATCTTGGACGAAATTGATTCTGGACTGGATGTTGATGCACTTCGAGACGTAGCAGCTGCAGTGAATGGGCTTTTGACTCCAAAGAATTCTGTGTTGATGATTACTCATTATGCAAGACTTTTGAATATCATAAAGCCTACATATATACATGTTATG GAGGATGGGAAAATCTTGAGGACAGGAGACAGTTCGATAGCAAAACTTCTGGAGGATGAAGGGTATCAAGCAATTTCTGCAGTGTAA